CAGTATGACAATTCCATTTCAACCTGTAGCCTCTTGGGCAAACGTATCTCCAAAAGTTATGAAGAAATTTCATAAATTTTATTGTGGCGGAACCTTCTCAGCAGAAGATGCCGAAACAAAAGGAGCTAATCTAATTATTGGCAGTCAAGGTCATAGGCTTATGGGCAATTATGTAATATTTTATTGGCTGATAGATAAGATAAATGGAAAAATTATCGACGCAAAATTCCAATACTTCGGACACCCTTTCCTACTTGTACTTGCAGAAACAACTTGCAACTTAGTTATTGGCAAAACTTATGCTCAAGCTTATAACTTAACCGTTAATAATATCGATACTGAGCTACGTTCCCATCCTAATAAACCCGCTCTTCCAGACAATAGTTCAGCTTTATACCATTGCGTCATTGATGCTTTAGATATAGCTGCTGAACAATGTATGGAAATCCCTCTCGAAGATGGTTCCCTGCCCTTAAAAGAATCTTTTTTACCTTCTGAGATCGAAGATGCCAATCCCTATACTAAAGAAGCTTGGGAAAGCCTCTCTATAGAATCACAATTACATGCTTTACGAACAATCACTGAAGATAAAATATCACCTTATGTAGCTCTCGATGGTGGTAGCGTACTTATTGAAAATCTTGAGGGAAATATTGTAACAATTGCCTATGCAGGAAATTGTTCTGGATGTTTTTCTGCTATAGGATCTACATTAAATTCTATAGGCCAACTCTTACGTGCCTATGTTTATTCTGAATTGCAAATTAAAGTAAATGAGGCATCTTTAGATTTTTCTATGTCTCAATACTCTGACGAAATTAATTAACTTTTATAGTTCGTGAATTGTCAATAATTCATATCTTTTGATAAAGAATGATGAAATGTTAATAACTCTATAATTATTTCATTATTTTTTCTTGAGGATTGTTGTGTTTTTCCAATTCCTAAAAAAGAAAGTTGCTTCGTTAGGCATCTCTCCTTTAGGCCTTTTAGTTGTTTCTACAGCTTTTGGGAGTGCCATCTTTTTTGGAAAAAACACTTCCAAATCTCCTGATTTTTCTCAGCCATCTGAAAAAAAAACTACAGGCTGGTTTAAGCTTAGTCAAGTAGGAAATCCTAAATTACTAGAATCCTTAGCAAAAAAAGAACAGATAGAAAGAGATCTGACAATGTTTCAATCAGTAGCTAATGCTACTGTAGCTCTATCTTTGCCTACGGAAGATGATCCTGATATTGTTCCTCAAGTTTCAGTTATTCTTTCCTCTCATAAAAACGAAGTATTCTCATCATCTCTATTACTTTCTATCACGGACTATCTATCCAGTAGTATTCCTGGATTAAACAAAGAACATATTACCCTATTGGATAATCTAGGGAATATTTACTCCCCAGGAGAGTTGTCTACCAACTCTCTATTACTATCTGCATGCGAAGGTTACTTAGGAAAAATTTTCCCTAAAGAACATTTTGCTCTTGCCTATCTAACAATAAAAAATACTCCTACTGTGCAGCTAACGGTTAATGAGAAGTACCTAATAAAATTCCCAAAAGAAAAAAGAGAAGCTTTTCTCATTCACGCCGAAAATTGTCTGAAAAAAATCTGTGGGAATAATTATCCTATTGTTATTGAGAAATTTCCTTTTTCACAAACAATACAGAAAGATCGCCTCTCTTATAAATTGCTCGTTGGAGGAACTATTCTACTTTCCAGTTTAGGGATTGTTGCTTTAGCAAGCTTTTACCTTGCTTTTTACGCTTATGAGCGCATTCCCTCAGAATCAAAAAAAATAAAACAGGGCATAAATATTACAAAGCTGGTAGAGATATTACAAAAAGAATCACCCGAAAAAATTAGGTTGATTCTCTCGTATTTGGATCCTAAGAAAGCCGATGAGATCTTCAAACATTTGCCTGAAGATATAAAACACCAAGTACTGAAATTATAAACATTAAGAATTAGGTATATCTTGTGACACTGTCTCAATCCCCTGGTTCGCTTTCAGATACTGAAGATTCCCCAGAAAGAAATAAAGACTGGGACGAAGGATTCTCCCAAGGCTTTTCAGAAGGAGAAACCTCAGGATATGATAAAGCCTTGCAAGAACTTCTATCTCTGATTCAGATATTTCGGAAATTATCAATTCGTATGCTTTCTGAAATAGAGAAGGTCCCTCAACAACTGAAACCCGATCTTGTAGAACTTGCTATCTTAACCTGCGAGAAATTCCTCTATAAGAAATTGGACAATGTTGAAGAGCTTGCTCTTTTAATTTCCTCTGCTCTACAGCAACATACATCTTTGCGATCTTTATCTCCCATAAAGATCTTCCTTCATCCCGAAGATCATAAGCAACTTAATGATTGGATAGCAACGCATGAAGTCCCCATGATTAAACATGCGGAGTTTCTCCCTGATACATCTTGTAAAAAATCCAGCTACAAAATGGAGGTTCCCTCAGGAATTCTAAGACAAGAAATTGGAGAAGAATTAGATCATTTGCTTTCTGTTTTAACTGCATGACACATCTAAATTACGAAAAATCCCAACTTCAATATTGGCAGCCCTACCGCACATGTGGCCTTCTCTCTAGAGTCTCAGGGAATCTCTTAGAAGTTCAAGGACTATCAGCATGTCTTGGTGAACTCTGTCGTATTTGTACGCCAAAATATCCTGATCTCCTTGCTGAAGTGATCGGTTTCCACAACCAGACAACATTATTAATGTCGCTATCCCCTATGCACTATGTTGCTTTAGGCTCTGAAGTTCTCCCTCTACGTCGTCCGCCATCTCTACATCTTTCTGATCATCTTCTTGGTCGTGTCATTGATGGTTTCGGAAATCCATTAGATAATAAAGAAAACTTACCGAAAACACATATAAAACCCTTGATTGCTCCTCCTCCATCTCCAATGTCCCGACAGCCTATTCAAGAGATTTTCCCTACAGGTATTAAAGCTATCGATGCTTTTTTAACCTTAGGGAAAGGCCAACGTATTGGAGTATTCTCAGAACCAGGAAGTGGAAAATCTTCACTATTATCTGCAATAGCTTCGGGATCAAAATCTACAATTAATGTCATTGCCCTTATTGGAGAACGAGGCAGAGAAGTACGTGAATATATAGAGCAGCACGCGTCAGGACTCAAACAACACCGAACTATTATTATCGCCTCTCCCGCTCATGAAACGGCACCCACAAAGGTAATTTCAGGACGTGCTGCTATGACAATAGCAGAATATTTCCGAGATCAAGGTCATGATGTTTTATTCATTATGGATTCTCTATCACGATGGATAGCCGCCCTTCAAGAAGTTGCCCTAGCAACCGGTGAAACCCTAGCTGCTCACCAATATGCAGCTTCTGTTTTTCACCATGTATCAGAATTTACAGAACGTGCGGGAAATAATGACAGAGGTTCTATAACCGCCTTATACGCTATCTTACATTATCCTAATCACCCGGATATCTTTACGGATTACCTAAAATCTCTCTTAGACGGGCATTTCTTCCTTACAAACCAAGGCAAAGCTCTAGCTTCACCTCCTATCGATATTCTTCTTAGCCTATCAAGATCAGCGAAAAAACTTGCTCTTCCTCATCATTATGCAGCTGCCGAAAAACTTCGTGCCTTATTAAAAACATACCAAGAAGCTTTGGATATTATTCAACTAGGAGCCTACACTCCAGGACAAGATAAAGATCTCGATGATGCCGTAAAAATCCTTCCCAGCATAAAAAGTTTCCTTTCCCAGCCATTATCAAGTTACTGTCAGCTAGAGAACACCTTGAAAGAGTTGGAGGCGTTGGTAAATCTTGAATAAAAAATTAACGAACCTTTCTACTCTATCGAAAATAAAAATTTATCACTCTTTATTAAAAGTACGACACTTTAAAAGTAAAAAGTATTATCTATCTCAAGAGCTCATAAGTATAAAAGAACAGATGGCGGTGATTTCTAAAATCAGGAAGGAGAGGTTTTTATACCGCAATAATATAGAACATTACAATTCGCTTCTAGAACACTTGCAAACATTACAAGTATCTATTTATAAACAACACAATATCTCCTGCAAGCGTCTACAAGAGCATCAAAATAAACTACTAGAATTAATTAACCGTAGAAAAATCATCGAAAAGATCAAGAATAATAAGTATTCTAACATCAAGAGATAGGAACGCAAGGCTAACTGTAATGACCGACTCTGTAATCTTTCCGTCTGTCGTGGAAATGTCTTCACTAACAGAAAAACTTAAATCTATTAATCAAGAGCACTTATTAGATTCATGGTCGTCCCTTTCTCAAAAACAACAACAACGCCTCTATTATCAAATTTCTTCCATAGATGTTGAGCTTTTCCATAAACAACGTCAGCTCATTACTTCTCCAAGATCTATCTTAAAAGATTTTCATCCTTTAACTTCCTTTGCTTCTTCTGGAGAAGATTCGGAAAGAACAAAAATAGGAACACATCTTCTAAAAGAAAAGAAAGTAGCTTGCGTGGTTCTTGCTGGTGGGCAAGGATCTAGATTAAAATGTGACGGTCCCAAAGGACTTTTCCCCGTATCTCCTATCAAAAAAAAGCCCCTCTTTCAGCTTGTTGCTGAAAAAGTCTGTGCAGCAAGCAAACTTGCGAATCAGCCTTTACCTTTAGCTTTTATGACATCTCCCTTAAATAATCGTCAGACGCGTTCCTACTTCGAATCTAATGATTATTTCCATCTTGATCCCAATCAAGTGGACTTTTTTTGTCAGCCACTTTGGCCTCTATTATCTTTATCAGGAGATCTCTTTCTAGAAGATACTGATACGCTATCCTTAGGGCCTAATGGCAATGGTTGCTTAGCAACTCTTCTATATACCTCAGGACTTTGGGAAAAATGGAAGAAAGCCGGAATCGAAATGGTTAGCGTTATTCCTATTGATAATCCTTTAGCTCTACCTTTTGATGTGGAACTTTGTGGATTCCACGGAATGGAAAATAATGAAGTAACTATTAAAGCAGCTTCGCGACAAACAGCCATTGAAGATGTGGGTATCTTAGTACAGTCTAATGATTCGGGGAAAACCTCAGTTATTGAGTATTCTGAAATACCTCAAAACGAACGTTTTGCCACAAATCAAGATGGGACTTTGAAGTATTGCCTCGCTAATATCGGGTTGTATTGCTTATCTATGGACTTCATCGCCCACGCGGCTCTACGTGAACTTCCTCTTTACAAAGCTCATAAACATGCAAAACAATTAGGACTCTATTCCTCTGAGAAAAATTCTTGGAAATTCGAAGAATTTATCTTTGATCTATTTTGTTATAGCGAACGTTGTCAAACTCTTGTCTATCCGCGTCAAGAATGCTTCGCACCCTTAAAAAATCTTGAAGGCAATCACAGTCCAGCGACTGTTCGAGAAGCTCTTTCAGCTAGAGAACGTCAAATTTTCCATAAAGTGACCGGAAAAAAACTTTCTCCGAACACAACATTTGAATTAGAAGCCGATTTCTATTATCCTTCAACCTCTACCTCCCTGCATTGGGAGAATAAAGCATTTTTCGAGGAACCGTTTTTTGAGGCCTCATGAAGGAAAAAATTGCCTACTTAGGTATGGGCATTTGGGGATTTTGTCTCGCATCATTACTAGCAAATAAGGGTTACCAGGTTGTTGGATGGGCCCGCAATCCTGAATTGGTTGCTCAATTACAAACAGAGAAACGTCATCCCCAAGCTCCTGATATTCCTATTCATCCAAATCTGTCCTTTACTACAGATATGGCAGAAGCTGTAGTAGGAGCTTCTATGATTGTTGAAGGCGTATCCTCAGCAGGCATACGTCCCGTATCTGAACAGTTAAAAACAATCACAGATCTCAATGTACCTTTTGTTATTACTTCAAAAGGTATCGAACAACATACGGGATTATTACTTAGTGAGATTGTTGTAGAAATTTTTGGTAAAGATGCTTCGCAGTATCTCGGTTATCTTAGTGGGCCTTCTATAGCTAGAGAAGTTCTTAAAGGCTGTCCATGTTCTGTAGTGATCAGCGCGTATAATCCGGATACCTTAAAAAAAATACACAATGCTTTCCTGACTCCAACATTCCGAGTATATCCTAATAGTGATCTTAAAGGTGTTGCTCTCGGAGGAGCTTTAAAGAATATCATAGCAATTGCTTGTGGAATTTCCGATGGATTCCATTTTGGGGACAATGCCAAATCGGGATTAGTCACTCGAGGACTTCATGAAATACGAAAATTTGCAACGATTATGGACTGCCGCCCTGATACTCTTAATGGTTTGGCAGGTCTTGGGGATCTCTGCACAACGTGCTTTTCTTCATTAAGTAGAAATACAAAATTTGGGAAGCTGATAGCTCAAGGAATGACTCTTGAGAAGGCGAAAGCAGAAATCGGTATGGTTGTTGAAGGCGCTTATACTGCTCTTTCAGCATACCAAATTGCCAAACATCATAAAATTGATATGCCGATAACCACAGGTATCTATCGCGTATTATATGAGAATCTCGATATTAAAGAAGGCATCGCTGCACTTTTACAAAGAAATACTAAAGAAGAATATCTTTAAAAGAGGAATATTTCTATCTTTCCCATCTCCTTAGATAGAAGTCCTATCTCTACAGAGTTTTCATTTGTACATTTTTTTATCATTTGTTAAAGATGAATTTATAACGCATAGTAAATAAGGCCATCTACTAAATGAATAGCAAGCTGAAAAAGCATCTACGTTTAGCATCCCTCTCTCTCCTAGCTTTATCAGGAATTTTTTCTTCCTCTATCCTTAATGCTATGCCGTCGGGAAATCCTGCATATCCTGTCATCCCAGGGATCAATCCAGAACAAAAAGGAATGTGTGCTTTCGAACTCTGCAATAGCTACAGTCTCTTCGCAGCACTTACAGGAAGCTTAAAAATAGGATTTTCTGGGGATTATATTTTTTCAGAAAGTGCAAGAGTGAAGAATGTTCCCGTAGTGACGTCCGTTAACACGACAGGAACCGGGCCTTCTCCTACAATCACCTCAACAGTAAAAGATTTTGACTTCGATCTAAACGACTCTAAAGTTAGCGCTAGCTGTATTTTTGCCTCAGTGGCTTTCCAAGACACTTCACCTGCTGCTATTCCCCTATTAGATATCAGCTTCGATGTAAAAATCGGAGGATTGAAACAATACTACCGTCTCCCTCTTAACGCCTATAGAGACTACACATCTTCTCCCCTAGCTTCTGAATCACAAGTTACTGATGGTTTGGTAGAAGTGCAAAGTAACTATGGTTTTGTTTGGGATTTAAGTTTGAAAAAGATCCTTTGGAAAGATGGGATTTCTTTCATTGGTATTGGTGGAGATTACCGCCACGCAGCATGTCCTATTAACTACATCGTAGTAAATAGCCAAGCAAACCCTGAAGTATACTTCGAAGATTCTAACGGTAAAATTAGCTATAAAGAGTGGTCAGCAAATATAGGAATCACCACCTATGTGAATGACTATATTCTTCCTTATGTCTCTGTTTCTGTAGGCAGCGCATCCAGAACTGCACCCGCAGATAGCTTTAAGCGTCTAGAAAGCCAATTCTCTAACTTGAAGTTCAAAGTCCGTAAAATTACGAATTTCCATAGAGTGAACTTCTGCTGTGGAGCAACAAGCTGCGCATCAGATAATTTTTTCTATAGCGTTGAAGGACGTTGGGGCTGCCAGCGTGCTATAAACGTAACGGCAGGATTCCAATTCTAATTATACGAACTGATTAACGTACGATATACGTTGTGTATCAGCTTCAATGATGCTGCAATTAAACTCCATTCTTGCTGCATAGCACGCATCTGAAGTTCTAACATCAATTGATGTGTTTGTGCTAAATCTCCGTAATTTTGCACATCGGAAAGACAGTTGTTAAAGAAATTCAACAAGCCACCTTTTGCAGTCCCTGTGTTGATATCAATTTCTCCATCAACAACCTTATGCTCCAAATCTTGTAATGTAATTATAGAAAAGTCTGAACCCATAATCTTATAAGAAGGGTCGTATTCACTGTTCCCAGGAATGAAAACAAGAGCATTCAGATTCAACATCAGATTCTTCATCTGATTTATCATAATGGATAATTCATTATTATAGCCCTTAACGATATCCTCGAGCTGTTTTTTTTGAGCATCAGAAAGAGAACTATTTCCCTGAATATTCTTAGAAATTTGCTTCAATAAAAGCTGAGCATTCTCAGCACTTTTAATATCATTCCTCAACTGTAAACGTTCTTCTTCATAGCGATCTACAATCATCTGATAACCGAATTTAAAATTCGCAGTTCCTGATGTTTGAGAAATGTATGATCCTAAATTATAGATAATAGGAGCGGAGTTGAAACTCTTTATAGTTTCTAAAAGAGGACTAAACAAGTTCTGAGCATATCCTGAGAGGTTTAGTTCTCTTCCTAAGGCATATAAAGCAGTCTCTTGCGCAGGGATGTATTTATCTAAAAGGATATAAGCAAATGCCGACTGGAAAGGCATTTTATTGACTATAGAACCCTCTACCGGAGCGAGCTCGGGAGCTGTTGTTAACGCTTGTGGAGATATTCTATCTAAATGCTCTTGAAAAATCTTATTTGCTTCCTTACGTAGCTCTTTATTTTCTTTTTCTGTAAGTACAGTTTGTATTACAGCAAGTTCGAATCCTGTATCTAAAAAATCATGCTGTAAAGAAGATATGAACTCCCTACGTAATCCCAAATCACTAGCCTCTTTAAGCAAGTCTTGCATGATTTTCAAATGAGAAGCTACCTCGTTCATCTTTGTATAATCCGCAGCTACCTCAGCAGGAGATACACGACGTTCTGCAAATACCGGCCCTTCAGAAATCTGATTAATCTGTTGATAGCCTTGTATTGGAGAGTTTTTCATAACTTCACCTATTTAAATCTACGTGTTAACTTCGCAAATATCTGATTCATCAATGCTAAAGCAGCGCTGACCATAGTCCACTCTTGCTGAATTGCGGAAGATTCTAACTGTAATGCGAGCTGTTGGTTTTGGTTAAAGGTTGTAAAATTCTGTTGGGTAGCTTCTAAACTCTGTAAAATCTGCTGCTCACCACCAGGAACAACACCGTTTTCACCACCTTCAATAACAAAGCTTTCGAAAGCTGATAGGAAACGTGGCCAATTGTCAGATTTTTGACCGTTCACCTTAATATCAAAGGCTTCATCAACTTCTTCAGGTTTTTCTACGGCAGTAAATTGTATATTGTTTAGGAAGATATAAAGATTACCTAGATTACGCAATAAAGCATCAAATTGGAATTCGTATCCAGAAATTGTCTGACGAAGCTCTCGTTTCTGAGAAGAGGTCAGCTCGGTATCATTTTTTATGCTGTCTAAGATTTTAGTAAGTTCGGTTTTTACTCTCTGACAACGCTCAACATCTGCTCTACAACGTACTTTTTCCTTATCTAAAACACTCTGGGCTTTTCCTAAAGCATCAGTAAGAGCCTGTAAGTTCATCTGACGCAAATATATTGCTAAAGAATAATAAACATCTGCAGTTTGGAAATTCGTAACATTGGTAATAATCTGATTCATGTACTTAGCAGCTTTATTAGAGAAAGTCATCTGTACACCTAATGTCTCTAAAACGTGCTGCTGATTGGGTAAATACTTATCTAATAATAAAGAGGAATAAACCATTTGTATTGGAGAGGTATCTACAAACGTCTTTTTGCCCTCTTTCATACTGTCGAAATAATTTAATTTCGTAGGATCCATAGAATCTTTTTGCCCCATTAATTTGGCTGATTCTTCTGTCCATTTGGTAATTTGAGCTTGGATTTGCTTAATACCATTATTCATCCCATCAATCACTTTCTGATAGTCAGAGCGTGACATCACCGAAGTAGGATCCTTCGTCATTAACTCAATGCATTTTTGGAAAAATTCTGGATTAAGATTGGTTTGGCTACCGTTGTAGAATAGCTTGATACCCTGATAATCAGCAGAAGGATTACCTTTAAATGTGACTAAAGGGACATCTGCAACATTAAAACTCCCATTCCCACGTTCATTCCAATAAGTATATTCTTTCTCTAGAACTTCTTTGTAATTAGCCTGCGAGCTACTTTGCGATATACCGTATTGCCCTGCACATACTAAATAGGAATACAACAAACTTAGGAAACTTGGTAAATTCACACTGGCATTCATCTTCAAACTACCCATAGCACTTATAAAAGTAGTTACTCCGTCTTTGACTCCTTGAGGCATTGCATCTACTGCATTACTTGAATACTTATCCATAAGCATGCGATATACTCCACCGAGCATTATGTAGGTACGCGTCATACCGCCTTGCATAGCGTTGTAACCAGAACCAGTTAAGTTAGATGCTGTCGAAGAGATATCCCATACGGGATTAAGTAGATCTTTAAGAGAGCTTGAGAATTGACGTATTAGCTCAATAACTTTATTTGCTTCATCAATATTTAATGAGCATTCAGCAAGTTGGATGTTCAATTGTTCAGAAACAGGATAAGACAAAGAGATCATGGCATTATAAACTACCATCATGTTCTGCCAAAAATTGATCACCTTACTTTTTGGAGGAGCATCTTTCCCTTTGAGTTCTTCTATCTTAGCTACAAACTCTTTGGGTAAAGCATATATTGCATTATATTGATCAGTTGTAGGATTCCCGGCGGTGAATGATTGTTTCAAAGTATCTAATTTTATTTTAAAATCTTTAACTATAGTTTTTTCAGCCTCTGTGGGATTAAAAATCCCCCCTTGATCAACTTCCTTTAGCCAATCTTCAAAACTCTTATCAAGTCCCTCTATATAAAGTTTTGCAGCAGCAAGATTTGGATCTTTTAAGATCTCATCCACTTTACTAGAATCATAAGTAATATTTGGAAAAGTGATTTTTTCTTCAGGAAGATTTTCGAAAGAAACATCTCCTATAAATTCTGAAGAAATTTGTACTATGGGCAACTTAGCCTCTGCTTCTTGCAACAAACCAAGTGCGTGCTTTAATCCCCTTGCTTTTTGATCTAGTTCTTGGAAAAGAAACACAGAACTAGAAAACGGTGTTGTCATATCTACCTGATCACCAAGTAGTGCCGCCGTTACATTGCGATTAAAAGTAATGTATGAAGGTTGTACCGTCACCGTAATTTATCCAGAAGAGATTAATTATTTTTCTAATTTTAAAATAAAAAAAATATTTCAAAAATAAAAAATAATTAACTTTAAAACTAAAACATAAATAACAAGTGACTTTGATTATTTAATTATTTTAATTCTCTTTCTATTCTGAATAATTCATCAGTGATTGTTTGAGGAAGGTCAGATCCAAAAATCTTGCAGTACTCACGAACATTAGCAACCTCTTTCAGCCATCCAGGAACATCCACAGAAAGTAGATCCTGAAGAGCTTGTGAAGATAAGTTGAGTCCTTCTAAGTTTAAAGAAGATTCTTCGGGTAAGTAACCAATAGGTGTTTTCTTAGCGATGGACTCTTCTCCGTTAGTTCTTCGGAAAATCCATTCTAAAACACGAAGATTGTCGCTAAATCCTGGCCAGATAAAATTGCCATCTTTATCCTTGCGGAACCAGTTCACACCATAGATCTTTGGTAGTTTTAAACTTGTGTTAGAAGCAAAAGATAACCAGTGATCAAAGTAGTATGCCATGTTGTAGCCACAGAAAGGTAACATAGCAAAAGGATCATGCCGTAACTTCCCTTGTTCACCGACAATAGCTGCAGTAGTTGCCGAAGACATGCTCGCACCAATGGTAACTCCATGTTGCCAACTTAAAGCCTCATAAACCAAAGGTATAGTCTCAGAACGACGACCACCAAAAATAATCGCCTCTATTGGTACACCTTCAGGACTATTCCATTGAGGATCTAAAACAGGACACTGCTTTACAGGAGCAGTGAATCTAGAATTAGGATGTGCCGCAGGAGCTCCTCCAGGTTGCCAAGGATTACCATGCCAATCTATAAGACCTTCAGGAGGTTGACTCGTTAAACCCTCCCACCAGACATCTCCATCTGAAGTCAAAGCAACATTAGTAAATATCGAATTGGATTTACAAGTGGCTAAAGCATTAGGATTTGTAGTTTCTGATGTTCCTGGAGCAACACCAAAAAAACCAAATTCGGGATTCACAGCGTATAACCTACCGTCAACACCAGGGCGTATCCATGCAATGTCATCGCCGATACATTCGACTTTCCAACCAGGAATCTTGGGCATAAGCATAGCAAGGTTAGTTTTGCCACAAGCACTAGGGAAAGAAGCTGCAAAATACTTCTTCTGTCCCTGAGGATTAGTCACACCAATGATCAACATATGCTCCGCAAGCCAATCTTGCGAACGAGCTATATATGAAGCTAAGCGTAATGCTACACATTTTTTCCCCAGTAAAGCATTTCCTCCGTAACCACTACCAAATGACATTACACTACTGTCATCTTGGAAATGTACTATACGCATATTCTTAGGATTACAAGGCCAAGCTACATCTTTTTCACCTGGGGATAAAGGGACTCCCACACTGTGTAAACACTTATGGAAGGAACCAGATGTCCCCAACGATTTTAATACCTCCGCTCCCATTCGGGTCATGATCTTCATAGAACAAACAACATATGGAGAATCGGTAATTTCAACACCAATAAGAGAAAATGGAGAATTTAACGGTCCCATGCAAAAAGGAATCACATAGAGAGTCCTTCCACGCATACAACCTCGGAAAAGACCTTCTAGTTCTTGACGCATTTCTTGAGGATCACGCCAATTATTGGTAGGGCCTGCATCTTCTTTTTTTGTAGTGCAAATAAAAGTGAACTGTTCAACACGAGCAACATCTTCGGGAGAAGAACGCACTAGAAAACAGTTGGGATGTAAATCAGAGTTTAGAGGAATAGCTGTTCCTGATTTTTGCATCATGCTGTAGACTTCAGCATATTCAGCATCGGAACCATTACATATACGGATATCCTTAGGAGTTACTAATTCAGCAACCTCTTGGATCCATTGTCTTAAACCTTCATGCTGAATTTCGTTGCTCCATGCACTGGTCATACCATATTCCCTTTGCGTTTCTTGAATTGATCTAGGTGTTCTAAAGCCTTTCCTGTTCCTAAACAAACAGCAAGTAAAGGATGCGGTGCAGTAATTACAGAAAGTCCCGTA
This portion of the Chlamydia crocodili genome encodes:
- a CDS encoding UTP--glucose-1-phosphate uridylyltransferase, producing MTDSVIFPSVVEMSSLTEKLKSINQEHLLDSWSSLSQKQQQRLYYQISSIDVELFHKQRQLITSPRSILKDFHPLTSFASSGEDSERTKIGTHLLKEKKVACVVLAGGQGSRLKCDGPKGLFPVSPIKKKPLFQLVAEKVCAASKLANQPLPLAFMTSPLNNRQTRSYFESNDYFHLDPNQVDFFCQPLWPLLSLSGDLFLEDTDTLSLGPNGNGCLATLLYTSGLWEKWKKAGIEMVSVIPIDNPLALPFDVELCGFHGMENNEVTIKAASRQTAIEDVGILVQSNDSGKTSVIEYSEIPQNERFATNQDGTLKYCLANIGLYCLSMDFIAHAALRELPLYKAHKHAKQLGLYSSEKNSWKFEEFIFDLFCYSERCQTLVYPRQECFAPLKNLEGNHSPATVREALSARERQIFHKVTGKKLSPNTTFELEADFYYPSTSTSLHWENKAFFEEPFFEAS
- a CDS encoding NAD(P)H-dependent glycerol-3-phosphate dehydrogenase codes for the protein MKEKIAYLGMGIWGFCLASLLANKGYQVVGWARNPELVAQLQTEKRHPQAPDIPIHPNLSFTTDMAEAVVGASMIVEGVSSAGIRPVSEQLKTITDLNVPFVITSKGIEQHTGLLLSEIVVEIFGKDASQYLGYLSGPSIAREVLKGCPCSVVISAYNPDTLKKIHNAFLTPTFRVYPNSDLKGVALGGALKNIIAIACGISDGFHFGDNAKSGLVTRGLHEIRKFATIMDCRPDTLNGLAGLGDLCTTCFSSLSRNTKFGKLIAQGMTLEKAKAEIGMVVEGAYTALSAYQIAKHHKIDMPITTGIYRVLYENLDIKEGIAALLQRNTKEEYL
- a CDS encoding CT620/CT621 family type III secretion system effector — its product is MKNSPIQGYQQINQISEGPVFAERRVSPAEVAADYTKMNEVASHLKIMQDLLKEASDLGLRREFISSLQHDFLDTGFELAVIQTVLTEKENKELRKEANKIFQEHLDRISPQALTTAPELAPVEGSIVNKMPFQSAFAYILLDKYIPAQETALYALGRELNLSGYAQNLFSPLLETIKSFNSAPIIYNLGSYISQTSGTANFKFGYQMIVDRYEEERLQLRNDIKSAENAQLLLKQISKNIQGNSSLSDAQKKQLEDIVKGYNNELSIMINQMKNLMLNLNALVFIPGNSEYDPSYKIMGSDFSIITLQDLEHKVVDGEIDINTGTAKGGLLNFFNNCLSDVQNYGDLAQTHQLMLELQMRAMQQEWSLIAASLKLIHNVYRTLISSYN
- a CDS encoding FliH/SctL family protein — translated: MSQSPGSLSDTEDSPERNKDWDEGFSQGFSEGETSGYDKALQELLSLIQIFRKLSIRMLSEIEKVPQQLKPDLVELAILTCEKFLYKKLDNVEELALLISSALQQHTSLRSLSPIKIFLHPEDHKQLNDWIATHEVPMIKHAEFLPDTSCKKSSYKMEVPSGILRQEIGEELDHLLSVLTA
- a CDS encoding type III secretion system protein, giving the protein MFFQFLKKKVASLGISPLGLLVVSTAFGSAIFFGKNTSKSPDFSQPSEKKTTGWFKLSQVGNPKLLESLAKKEQIERDLTMFQSVANATVALSLPTEDDPDIVPQVSVILSSHKNEVFSSSLLLSITDYLSSSIPGLNKEHITLLDNLGNIYSPGELSTNSLLLSACEGYLGKIFPKEHFALAYLTIKNTPTVQLTVNEKYLIKFPKEKREAFLIHAENCLKKICGNNYPIVIEKFPFSQTIQKDRLSYKLLVGGTILLSSLGIVALASFYLAFYAYERIPSESKKIKQGINITKLVEILQKESPEKIRLILSYLDPKKADEIFKHLPEDIKHQVLKL
- a CDS encoding FliI/YscN family ATPase, which produces MTHLNYEKSQLQYWQPYRTCGLLSRVSGNLLEVQGLSACLGELCRICTPKYPDLLAEVIGFHNQTTLLMSLSPMHYVALGSEVLPLRRPPSLHLSDHLLGRVIDGFGNPLDNKENLPKTHIKPLIAPPPSPMSRQPIQEIFPTGIKAIDAFLTLGKGQRIGVFSEPGSGKSSLLSAIASGSKSTINVIALIGERGREVREYIEQHASGLKQHRTIIIASPAHETAPTKVISGRAAMTIAEYFRDQGHDVLFIMDSLSRWIAALQEVALATGETLAAHQYAASVFHHVSEFTERAGNNDRGSITALYAILHYPNHPDIFTDYLKSLLDGHFFLTNQGKALASPPIDILLSLSRSAKKLALPHHYAAAEKLRALLKTYQEALDIIQLGAYTPGQDKDLDDAVKILPSIKSFLSQPLSSYCQLENTLKELEALVNLE
- a CDS encoding NifU family protein, with the translated sequence MTIPFQPVASWANVSPKVMKKFHKFYCGGTFSAEDAETKGANLIIGSQGHRLMGNYVIFYWLIDKINGKIIDAKFQYFGHPFLLVLAETTCNLVIGKTYAQAYNLTVNNIDTELRSHPNKPALPDNSSALYHCVIDALDIAAEQCMEIPLEDGSLPLKESFLPSEIEDANPYTKEAWESLSIESQLHALRTITEDKISPYVALDGGSVLIENLEGNIVTIAYAGNCSGCFSAIGSTLNSIGQLLRAYVYSELQIKVNEASLDFSMSQYSDEIN